Proteins from a single region of Catenulispora acidiphila DSM 44928:
- a CDS encoding globin domain-containing protein yields the protein MDPHLLRTSWAKVAQYGEQVPLFFYGHLFLSHPEVRAMFPPSMAAQRDRLVAALGAVVANVDNLDSAVPFLQGLGRDHRKFAVEPGHYPAVGASLLATLEQFLGPDWTPAVAESWTEAYGIVAKVMTDAAAAASESTPPWWEAEIVAHEVVGGRRDIARVTIATRQPYAYTAGQSMTLETAMAPARWRFYTPANPPRQDGLIELHIKLVGAVSWQLVNIMGVGDRLRLGPPVGYQLTLASTAPGTDLLLIAGSTGVAPLRAIVEELARTPDHGRHVTLFYGARIGSDLYDLPRLEQLAAHHGWLSVIPVVSDDHAWEGRHGLVGDIAAAYGNWPGHEVFIVGSAGMCEHTAARLKEAGVIPGAIHLEESQP from the coding sequence ATGGATCCGCACCTCCTGCGCACCTCCTGGGCGAAGGTCGCCCAGTACGGGGAGCAGGTCCCGCTGTTCTTCTACGGCCACCTGTTCCTCAGCCATCCCGAGGTGCGCGCGATGTTCCCGCCGTCGATGGCGGCACAGCGCGACCGGTTGGTCGCCGCCCTCGGAGCCGTCGTGGCCAACGTCGACAACCTCGACTCGGCCGTGCCGTTCCTGCAGGGCCTGGGCCGGGACCACCGCAAGTTCGCGGTGGAGCCCGGCCACTACCCGGCGGTCGGAGCGAGCCTGCTGGCCACCCTGGAGCAGTTCCTCGGACCGGACTGGACCCCCGCGGTCGCCGAGTCCTGGACCGAGGCCTACGGCATCGTCGCCAAGGTGATGACCGACGCCGCCGCCGCAGCCTCCGAAAGCACCCCGCCGTGGTGGGAGGCCGAGATCGTGGCGCACGAGGTGGTCGGCGGCCGGCGCGACATCGCGCGGGTCACCATCGCCACCCGGCAGCCCTACGCCTACACCGCCGGCCAGTCCATGACGCTGGAGACGGCGATGGCGCCGGCCCGCTGGCGCTTCTACACCCCGGCCAACCCGCCCCGCCAGGACGGGTTGATCGAACTGCACATCAAGCTCGTCGGCGCGGTGTCCTGGCAGCTGGTCAACATCATGGGCGTGGGCGACCGGCTGCGCCTGGGCCCGCCGGTGGGGTACCAGCTGACCCTGGCCTCCACCGCCCCGGGCACCGACCTGCTGCTGATCGCCGGCAGCACCGGGGTCGCGCCGCTGCGCGCGATCGTCGAGGAGCTGGCCCGCACGCCCGACCACGGCCGCCACGTCACCCTGTTCTACGGCGCCCGCATCGGCAGCGACCTGTACGACCTGCCCCGCCTGGAACAGCTGGCCGCGCACCACGGCTGGCTGAGCGTGATCCCGGTGGTCTCCGACGACCACGCCTGGGAGGGCCGGCACGGCCTGGTCGGCGACATCGCGGCCGCCTACGGGAACTGGCCCGGGCACGAGGTGTTCATCGTCGGTTCGGCCGGGATGTGCGAGCACACTGCGGCCCGCTTGAAGGAAGCGGGAGTGATCCCGGGCGCCATCCACCTGGAGGAGAGTCAGCCGTGA
- a CDS encoding group I truncated hemoglobin encodes MSESQNQSQWERVGGEAAIKAVLDRFYEGVLDEPQLAGFFESVAVDDIKPHMAEVLQVVLGGPGARTDIDLAGYLTEAHADLGVSLSDFELTGKVLLDTLEEFSVPDDIVETIEGVLATVQPFVVAA; translated from the coding sequence ATGAGCGAGAGCCAGAACCAGTCCCAGTGGGAGCGTGTCGGCGGGGAGGCAGCCATCAAGGCCGTCCTCGACCGCTTCTACGAAGGCGTGCTCGACGAGCCGCAACTCGCCGGCTTCTTCGAGAGCGTCGCAGTGGACGACATCAAGCCGCACATGGCGGAGGTGCTCCAGGTCGTGCTCGGCGGCCCGGGCGCGCGGACCGACATAGACCTGGCGGGCTACCTCACCGAGGCGCACGCCGACCTCGGCGTCTCGCTGTCCGACTTCGAGCTGACGGGCAAGGTCCTGCTGGACACGCTCGAGGAGTTCAGCGTTCCCGACGACATCGTGGAAACGATCGAGGGCGTACTGGCCACGGTGCAGCCCTTCGTGGTGGCCGCGTAG
- a CDS encoding M48 family metalloprotease, whose product MSSSLSDRRTDARFRADRNLSARMLSVMVLLAAVYGAAILLMIRFMGRAWPLGLAVVVAFAVFQILTSGKVAMRTMGAREVSAEEEPELHALVDRLCALSGMKKPTIAVAESRIPNACAVGRSKGGATLCVTRSLLDTLDPPELEGVIAHEMAHIEHGDAAVMTVAAFVGVLAGLVARVGLRFIYIGGRARGLWHIIVAAIGLIALATATWFVSLVLTRSLSRYREFAADRSAAQLTGNPSALASALAKVEAKVHGGGGIPQTDLRKAGALNAFYFAPVTSAKTTAHHLLSTHPTTQARLDRLVKMSTEMSKNG is encoded by the coding sequence GTGTCCTCTTCCCTTTCAGATCGCCGTACCGACGCCCGCTTCCGGGCCGACCGCAACCTCAGCGCGCGGATGCTGTCCGTCATGGTGCTGCTGGCTGCCGTCTACGGCGCCGCGATCCTTCTGATGATCCGCTTCATGGGACGCGCCTGGCCGCTCGGGCTCGCCGTGGTCGTCGCCTTCGCCGTGTTCCAGATCCTGACCTCCGGCAAGGTCGCGATGCGCACCATGGGTGCCCGCGAAGTGAGCGCCGAGGAGGAGCCGGAGCTGCACGCTCTGGTCGACCGCCTCTGCGCCTTGTCCGGTATGAAGAAGCCGACCATCGCGGTGGCCGAGTCCCGGATCCCGAACGCCTGCGCCGTCGGACGCTCCAAGGGCGGCGCTACCCTGTGCGTGACCCGCAGCCTGCTGGACACGCTGGACCCGCCGGAGCTCGAGGGCGTCATCGCCCACGAGATGGCGCACATCGAGCACGGCGACGCCGCGGTGATGACCGTCGCGGCCTTCGTCGGCGTCCTGGCCGGACTGGTCGCCCGGGTCGGACTGCGCTTCATCTACATCGGCGGCCGGGCCCGCGGCCTGTGGCACATCATCGTCGCGGCCATCGGCCTGATCGCCCTGGCCACCGCGACCTGGTTCGTCTCGCTGGTCCTGACCCGCTCGCTGTCCCGCTACCGCGAGTTCGCCGCAGACCGCTCGGCGGCGCAGCTGACCGGCAACCCCTCGGCGCTGGCCTCCGCCCTGGCGAAGGTCGAGGCCAAGGTGCACGGCGGAGGCGGCATCCCGCAGACCGACCTGCGCAAGGCCGGCGCGCTGAACGCCTTCTACTTCGCCCCCGTGACCTCCGCCAAGACCACAGCGCACCACCTGCTGTCCACGCACCCGACGACGCAGGCTCGGCTGGACCGCTTGGTCAAGATGTCTACTGAGATGTCAAAGAACGGCTAA
- a CDS encoding TNT domain-containing protein, whose protein sequence is MTENWQQEPAPRLSTARDRAEAGPESIPVMPHGLKPVPMSRPGGPRPDAPAPPYQPQSRWQEPQVYIANTYIDSPYTPPTPPPSQPPPTADPRIGNSRVGNPSDGNSTMMVAVGTVQPAASRPPEVSTVEEAERILGYAVDSLDADPDLYSIGTVTDGAVCLIPDDGRWSIFLADGGRRRYAGSFDNPEQAAIHFAGVLLIAAAERGALPKHAAGRAALPGRSTDPLAEMLAGPPITPLAGDPPTTLYSDQRLTILTPGTEVDRFGDQQGNTVYAARTRYPHRSLPPDYIGRPYRVYRVRDPLRALTGTAIPWFGQPGGGMAYLLPRPIRDLLHEGALVEIPSATLAPS, encoded by the coding sequence ATGACGGAGAACTGGCAGCAGGAACCCGCACCGCGGCTCTCCACCGCGCGTGACCGTGCCGAAGCAGGTCCGGAGTCGATTCCGGTTATGCCGCACGGACTCAAGCCGGTCCCCATGTCCCGTCCCGGCGGTCCGCGTCCGGACGCTCCGGCGCCGCCCTACCAGCCGCAGTCACGCTGGCAGGAGCCGCAGGTCTACATAGCGAACACCTATATAGACAGTCCCTATACGCCGCCCACTCCGCCTCCCTCACAGCCGCCCCCGACTGCCGACCCGCGTATCGGCAACTCTCGCGTCGGCAACCCCAGCGACGGCAATTCGACGATGATGGTCGCGGTCGGCACGGTCCAGCCCGCCGCCTCGCGCCCGCCGGAGGTCAGCACCGTCGAGGAGGCCGAACGCATCCTCGGCTACGCCGTCGACTCCCTGGACGCCGACCCGGACCTGTACTCCATCGGCACGGTCACCGACGGCGCGGTCTGCCTGATCCCCGACGACGGCCGCTGGTCCATCTTCCTGGCCGACGGCGGACGGCGCCGCTACGCCGGCTCGTTCGACAACCCCGAGCAGGCGGCGATCCACTTCGCCGGCGTCCTGCTCATCGCCGCCGCCGAACGCGGAGCGCTCCCCAAGCACGCCGCCGGACGCGCGGCGCTGCCCGGACGCAGCACCGATCCGCTGGCCGAAATGCTCGCCGGACCGCCGATCACTCCTTTGGCCGGCGATCCGCCGACCACGCTGTACTCCGACCAGCGCCTCACGATCCTGACTCCGGGCACGGAGGTGGACCGCTTCGGGGACCAACAGGGCAACACCGTCTACGCGGCGCGCACCAGGTACCCGCACCGTTCCCTGCCTCCGGACTACATAGGGCGGCCCTACAGGGTGTACCGAGTCCGTGACCCACTGCGTGCCCTCACCGGTACGGCGATTCCGTGGTTCGGACAGCCGGGAGGCGGTATGGCGTACCTGTTGCCGCGCCCTATAAGAGACCTTCTCCATGAGGGAGCCCTGGTAGAGATCCCCTCGGCAACACTGGCTCCTTCCTAA
- a CDS encoding alpha/beta fold hydrolase, which yields MELSYARRGSGEPLVLIHGIGHRWQAWEPVLDRLAEHHDVIAIDIPGFGKSAPLKLAAGQHPTIGLAMERIAESFPGFGIERPHVAGNSLGGALALELARHGLAASATAFSPAGFWHTRWETAWALGNLSLTRAAAFAPEPVLRYIADHETTRALAFGMIFGKPRRLDPALALADTLALRAGRSFRPVGREAKHYRYAGESDVPTTVAWGTKDRILLRRQFAQAKQVLPKARFEDLPGCGHVPMNDDPERVSRLILETTGALPAGTREVVGPSDL from the coding sequence ATGGAACTCTCCTACGCGCGCCGCGGCTCGGGCGAACCCTTGGTCCTGATCCACGGCATCGGCCACCGATGGCAGGCCTGGGAACCGGTTCTGGACCGCCTGGCCGAACACCACGACGTCATCGCGATCGACATCCCCGGCTTCGGCAAGTCCGCGCCGCTCAAGCTGGCCGCGGGTCAGCACCCCACGATCGGGCTGGCGATGGAGCGCATCGCCGAGTCCTTCCCCGGCTTCGGGATCGAGCGCCCGCACGTCGCCGGCAACTCCCTGGGCGGCGCCCTGGCGCTGGAGCTGGCCCGGCACGGCCTGGCGGCCTCGGCGACCGCCTTCTCCCCGGCAGGCTTCTGGCACACGCGCTGGGAGACCGCGTGGGCGCTGGGGAACCTGAGCCTGACGCGCGCCGCCGCCTTCGCCCCCGAACCGGTCCTGCGCTACATCGCCGACCACGAGACCACCCGCGCCCTGGCGTTCGGCATGATCTTCGGCAAGCCGCGCCGCCTGGACCCGGCGCTGGCCCTGGCGGACACCCTGGCGCTGCGCGCGGGCCGCTCGTTCCGGCCGGTCGGCAGGGAGGCGAAGCACTACCGCTACGCCGGCGAGAGCGACGTGCCGACCACGGTGGCCTGGGGCACCAAGGACCGCATCCTGCTGCGCCGCCAGTTCGCCCAGGCCAAGCAGGTCCTGCCGAAGGCGCGGTTCGAGGATCTGCCGGGCTGCGGGCACGTGCCGATGAACGACGACCCCGAGCGTGTCAGCCGCCTGATCCTGGAGACGACGGGGGCGCTGCCCGCCGGAACGCGAGAGGTCGTAGGACCATCCGACTTGTAG
- a CDS encoding dolichyl-phosphate-mannose--protein mannosyltransferase — protein MTSLAPTRSSLPDDDSEEDYGGRRRGRSGSHRERGRVWWRPNLDPRDDEQGELTLRERLVPSFAREPWWVTWGFPLLITLVGGFMRFWHLGLPKWVIFDETYYAKDAWATIHFGHEIGWHDDGPGVGMANDDHAIIANPHIWRTLVANHQGNAVHPPVGKWMIGAGEWLFGFTPFGWRFIPAVCGTLAILMTARIARRMFRSTLIGCLAGVLLAADGLEFVMSRTALLDIFVMFWTLAAFGCFLVDRDKMRSRLVDWRESFPSTPLPDDVKAPPLGWRPWRIAGAVCLGLDLGTKWSGLWIIPCFIAMSLLWDHAALRAVGIRRHWSGFLRRETWQTTLLGLLVLATYAATWTGWFVTKDGNYRQWAAQNNAIHVPVLSALRSWWEYHWQTYHFHVNLDSPHAYMSNPWSWLVMGRPTDYYYCSKGATGCPPLAADQHQQVLALGTPPLWWFASLALVWCCWRWIARRDWRAGSILCGMLAAWAFWLNYQHRTIFTFYAVAFVPFMCLAAAYLLGVIVGRSDALQYRRVWGAVVAGAITVYILVMFIYFYPILSAQTITYNQWLDRMWWPSWI, from the coding sequence GTGACCAGCCTCGCCCCGACCCGTTCCTCGCTGCCGGATGACGACAGCGAGGAGGATTACGGCGGCCGCCGCCGCGGCCGTAGCGGCTCGCACCGCGAACGCGGACGCGTCTGGTGGCGCCCGAACCTGGACCCGCGCGACGACGAGCAGGGCGAGCTGACGCTGCGCGAGCGCCTGGTCCCCTCCTTCGCGCGCGAGCCGTGGTGGGTGACCTGGGGCTTCCCGCTGCTGATCACGCTGGTCGGCGGGTTCATGCGGTTCTGGCATCTGGGCCTGCCCAAATGGGTCATCTTCGACGAGACCTACTACGCCAAGGACGCCTGGGCGACCATCCACTTCGGCCACGAGATCGGCTGGCACGACGACGGCCCGGGCGTCGGCATGGCCAACGACGACCACGCCATCATCGCCAACCCGCACATCTGGCGGACGCTGGTCGCCAACCACCAGGGCAACGCGGTGCACCCGCCGGTCGGCAAGTGGATGATCGGCGCCGGCGAGTGGCTGTTCGGCTTCACCCCGTTCGGGTGGCGCTTCATCCCGGCGGTCTGCGGGACCCTGGCGATCCTGATGACCGCGCGCATCGCCCGGCGCATGTTCCGCTCCACGCTCATCGGCTGCCTGGCCGGCGTGCTCCTGGCCGCCGACGGCCTGGAGTTCGTGATGAGCCGCACCGCGCTGCTGGACATCTTCGTGATGTTCTGGACGCTGGCCGCCTTCGGCTGCTTCCTCGTCGACCGCGACAAGATGCGCTCCAGACTCGTCGACTGGCGGGAGAGCTTCCCCTCCACTCCGCTGCCCGACGACGTCAAGGCGCCGCCGCTGGGCTGGCGTCCCTGGCGCATCGCCGGCGCGGTCTGCCTGGGGCTGGACCTGGGCACCAAGTGGAGCGGGCTGTGGATCATCCCCTGCTTCATCGCGATGTCGCTGCTGTGGGACCACGCCGCGCTGCGCGCCGTGGGCATCCGGCGCCACTGGTCCGGCTTCCTCCGCCGCGAGACCTGGCAGACCACGCTGCTCGGGCTGCTGGTCCTGGCCACCTACGCCGCCACCTGGACCGGCTGGTTCGTCACCAAGGACGGCAACTACCGCCAGTGGGCCGCGCAGAACAACGCGATCCACGTCCCGGTCCTGTCCGCGCTGCGCAGCTGGTGGGAGTACCACTGGCAGACCTATCACTTCCACGTGAACCTGGACTCGCCGCACGCGTACATGTCGAACCCGTGGAGCTGGCTGGTCATGGGCCGCCCCACCGACTACTACTACTGCTCCAAGGGCGCGACGGGCTGCCCGCCGCTGGCCGCCGACCAGCACCAGCAGGTCCTGGCGCTCGGCACGCCGCCGCTGTGGTGGTTCGCGAGCCTGGCGCTGGTCTGGTGCTGCTGGCGCTGGATCGCCCGCCGCGACTGGCGCGCCGGCTCGATCCTGTGCGGGATGCTCGCGGCGTGGGCGTTCTGGCTGAACTACCAGCACCGGACGATCTTCACGTTCTACGCCGTCGCCTTCGTGCCGTTCATGTGCCTCGCGGCGGCGTACCTGCTGGGGGTGATCGTCGGACGCTCCGACGCGCTCCAGTACCGGCGGGTCTGGGGCGCGGTCGTCGCCGGCGCCATCACCGTCTACATCCTGGTGATGTTCATCTACTTCTATCCGATCCTGTCGGCGCAGACGATCACCTACAACCAATGGCTCGACCGCATGTGGTGGCCCAGCTGGATCTAG
- the rsmI gene encoding 16S rRNA (cytidine(1402)-2'-O)-methyltransferase — protein sequence MTGTEPTPGLLVLAGTPIGQDEDASPRLAAELTAADVIATEDTRRLKRLLRVLDLTPKARFVSYFEANESARTPDLLRDLLAGARVVVVTDAGMPSVSDPGYRLVAAAVEAGVRVTAVPGPSAVLTALAVSGLPVDRFCFEGFLPRKGGGRSSRLTELSSEPRTMVFFEAPHRLAASLADMAAALGTDRPAAVCRELTKTYEEIKRGTLADLAKWAADGEIRGEITVVVGGALPGAGRDLSGAEIAELVFARETAGGLRRKEAIAEVAAELGLPKRDVFDAVVAAKEAAEAADES from the coding sequence GTGACTGGAACAGAACCCACCCCGGGCCTGCTCGTCCTCGCCGGCACCCCGATCGGCCAGGACGAGGACGCCTCCCCCCGGCTGGCGGCCGAGCTGACCGCGGCGGACGTCATCGCCACCGAGGACACCCGCCGCCTCAAGCGCCTCCTCCGGGTGCTGGACCTCACACCCAAGGCCCGCTTCGTCTCCTACTTCGAAGCGAACGAATCCGCCCGCACCCCCGACCTCCTCCGCGACCTCCTCGCCGGCGCCCGCGTCGTCGTGGTCACCGACGCCGGCATGCCCTCCGTCTCCGACCCCGGCTACCGCCTCGTCGCCGCCGCCGTCGAAGCCGGCGTCCGAGTGACGGCAGTCCCAGGACCCTCAGCGGTCCTGACCGCACTGGCCGTCTCAGGCCTCCCCGTCGACCGCTTCTGCTTCGAAGGCTTCCTCCCCCGCAAGGGCGGCGGACGCTCCTCCCGCCTGACGGAACTTTCATCAGAACCCCGCACCATGGTCTTCTTCGAGGCACCCCACCGCCTCGCCGCCTCCCTGGCCGACATGGCGGCAGCCCTCGGCACCGACCGCCCAGCGGCCGTCTGCCGCGAACTGACCAAGACCTACGAGGAGATCAAGCGCGGAACCCTCGCCGACCTGGCGAAATGGGCCGCCGACGGCGAAATCCGCGGCGAGATCACCGTAGTCGTCGGCGGCGCGCTCCCCGGCGCGGGCCGAGACCTGAGCGGCGCGGAGATCGCAGAGCTGGTGTTCGCGCGAGAGACGGCCGGGGGCTTGCGGCGCAAGGAGGCGATCGCGGAGGTCGCCGCCGAGCTCGGGCTGCCGAAGCGGGACGTTTTCGACGCGGTGGTGGCGGCGAAGGAAGCGGCTGAGGCAGCGGACGAGAGCTGA
- a CDS encoding type II toxin-antitoxin system death-on-curing family toxin: MRYLTTADLLAITTAALGPNTPIRDPGMIASAAHRPRTTAFGEDAYPDLHTKAAAILHSILRNHPLVDGNKRLAWVACRTFLAVNGADFTPDEDAAVDFVMRAAASELGDVEAIAAVLREWTG, translated from the coding sequence ATGAGGTACCTGACCACCGCCGACCTCCTCGCGATCACCACCGCCGCCCTCGGCCCGAACACCCCGATCCGCGACCCCGGCATGATCGCCTCCGCAGCGCACCGCCCCCGCACCACCGCCTTCGGCGAGGACGCCTACCCCGACCTCCACACCAAGGCGGCAGCGATCCTCCACTCAATCCTGCGCAACCACCCCCTGGTCGACGGCAACAAGCGCCTCGCATGGGTCGCCTGCCGCACATTCCTCGCCGTGAACGGCGCCGACTTCACCCCCGACGAGGACGCCGCAGTCGACTTCGTGATGAGAGCGGCGGCGTCGGAGTTGGGGGATGTGGAGGCGATCGCGGCGGTGCTGCGGGAGTGGACGGGCTGA
- the metG gene encoding methionine--tRNA ligase, translating into MPSTQRTILTAVAWPYANGPRHIGHVSGFGVPSDVFSRYQRMAGNRVLMVSGTDEHGTPILVQADKEGVTARELADRYNRVIAEDLQSLGLAYDLFTRTTTRNHYAVVQEIFKGLYDNGYIFPKTTMGAISPSTGRTLPDRYIEGTCPICGYDGARGDQCDNCGNQLDPDRLIDPRSRINGETPKFIETEQFFLDLPAFASVLGGWLQQQKTWRPNVLKFSLNLLDDLQPRAISRDLDWGVPVPLEGWVDRPDKKLYVWFDAVVGYLSASVEWARRTGDPDAWRAFWQTGPNGEAPDAYYFMGKDNIVFHSEIWPAMLLGYDGRGEKNGKPGSLGALNLPHEVVSSEFLTMEGRKFSSSRAVVIYVRDFLSRYDADALRYYITAAGPETQDTDFTWSEFLRRNNDELVAGWGNLVNRAISMAAKNLGQIPAAKDLTAEDEALLATSRGAFAVVGDLLDRCRFKAALAEAMRLVAEANKYVSDHEPWKLAKTDPERMATVLHVTLQVVDDAKTLLTPFLPFSSEKVFHLLGGEGTWSAMPELREVEDLDGGPGYPVLTGDYEQALARWESTPIEAGRPLAPPTPIFKKLDPSIVDEELARLGGEAA; encoded by the coding sequence ATGCCGTCCACCCAGCGCACCATCCTCACCGCCGTGGCGTGGCCCTACGCCAACGGTCCCCGCCACATCGGGCACGTCTCCGGCTTCGGCGTCCCCTCCGATGTCTTCAGCCGCTATCAGCGGATGGCGGGCAACCGGGTGCTGATGGTCAGCGGGACCGACGAGCACGGGACGCCGATCCTGGTGCAGGCCGACAAGGAGGGCGTCACCGCCCGGGAGTTGGCCGACCGGTACAACCGGGTCATCGCTGAGGACCTGCAGTCGCTGGGTCTGGCCTATGACCTGTTCACCCGCACCACGACGCGCAACCACTACGCGGTCGTGCAGGAGATCTTCAAGGGTCTGTACGACAACGGCTACATCTTCCCCAAGACCACGATGGGCGCCATCAGCCCCTCGACCGGCCGTACGCTGCCGGACCGCTACATCGAGGGCACCTGCCCGATCTGCGGCTATGACGGCGCGCGCGGCGACCAGTGCGACAACTGCGGCAACCAGCTCGACCCGGACCGGCTGATCGACCCGCGCTCGCGGATCAACGGCGAGACGCCGAAGTTCATCGAGACCGAGCAGTTCTTCCTGGACCTGCCGGCCTTCGCCTCGGTGCTCGGCGGCTGGCTGCAGCAGCAGAAGACCTGGCGTCCCAACGTCCTGAAGTTCTCCCTGAACCTGCTGGACGACCTGCAGCCGCGCGCCATCTCCCGCGACCTGGACTGGGGCGTCCCGGTCCCGCTCGAGGGCTGGGTCGACCGCCCCGACAAGAAGCTCTACGTCTGGTTCGACGCGGTCGTGGGCTACCTGAGCGCGAGCGTGGAGTGGGCCCGCCGCACCGGCGACCCGGACGCCTGGCGCGCCTTCTGGCAGACCGGCCCGAACGGCGAGGCGCCCGACGCCTACTACTTCATGGGCAAGGACAACATCGTCTTCCACTCCGAGATCTGGCCGGCGATGCTGCTGGGCTACGACGGCCGGGGCGAGAAGAACGGCAAGCCGGGCTCCCTCGGCGCGCTGAACCTCCCGCACGAGGTGGTCAGCTCAGAGTTCCTGACCATGGAGGGCCGCAAGTTCTCCTCCAGCCGCGCCGTGGTCATCTACGTCCGCGACTTCCTGTCCCGCTACGACGCCGACGCCCTGCGCTACTACATCACCGCGGCCGGCCCGGAGACGCAGGACACGGACTTCACCTGGTCGGAGTTCCTGCGCCGCAACAACGACGAGCTGGTCGCCGGCTGGGGCAACCTGGTCAACCGCGCCATCTCCATGGCGGCGAAGAACCTCGGACAGATCCCGGCCGCCAAGGACCTCACCGCCGAGGACGAGGCGCTGCTGGCGACCTCGCGCGGCGCCTTCGCCGTGGTCGGCGACCTGCTGGACCGCTGCCGCTTCAAGGCCGCGCTGGCCGAGGCGATGCGCCTGGTGGCCGAGGCCAACAAGTACGTCTCGGACCACGAGCCGTGGAAGCTGGCCAAGACCGACCCCGAGCGCATGGCCACCGTCCTGCACGTCACCCTGCAGGTCGTGGACGACGCCAAGACCCTGCTGACCCCGTTCCTGCCCTTCTCCTCCGAGAAGGTCTTCCACCTGCTCGGCGGCGAGGGCACCTGGTCGGCGATGCCGGAGCTGCGGGAGGTCGAGGACCTGGACGGCGGCCCGGGGTACCCGGTGCTCACCGGCGACTACGAGCAGGCGCTGGCCCGCTGGGAGTCGACCCCGATCGAGGCCGGCCGCCCGCTGGCGCCGCCGACGCCGATCTTCAAGAAGCTGGACCCCTCGATCGTCGACGAGGAGCTGGCGCGGCTCGGCGGCGAGGCGGCGTAG
- a CDS encoding TatD family hydrolase, whose product MADSETGLGGTEPGPADPAASEPGETKRKRKRKSRERDETPPPAPEPLPAPVGDSHTHLDMQEPAAADIIAAADAVNVRRLVQVGVDVPSSRTAVELAAAFERVHAAVALHPNEAPRLVLGDPDGWSGQHRAPGGAAALEEALAEIDKLAADEQVLGIGETGLDYFRTGPEGAQAQQDSFRAHIAIAKRHGKALVIHDRDAHEDVLRILVEEGSPETVVFHCYSGDAAMAKVCAERGYYMSFAGNLTYKANQALQEAFQVAPIDRVLVETDAPFLTPLPYRGRPNAPYLVPYTVRAMAALRGMDSVTGLAELCQALDSNLRDAFQVRA is encoded by the coding sequence GTGGCGGACAGTGAGACAGGGCTCGGCGGGACCGAGCCCGGCCCGGCGGATCCGGCCGCATCAGAGCCCGGCGAGACCAAGCGCAAGCGGAAGCGCAAGTCCCGGGAGCGGGACGAGACCCCGCCCCCGGCGCCCGAGCCGCTGCCGGCTCCGGTCGGCGACAGCCACACGCACCTGGACATGCAGGAGCCGGCGGCCGCGGACATCATCGCGGCCGCGGACGCGGTGAACGTGCGCCGGCTGGTCCAGGTCGGCGTCGACGTCCCGTCCTCGCGCACCGCCGTGGAGCTGGCCGCCGCCTTCGAGCGCGTCCATGCCGCCGTCGCCCTGCACCCGAACGAGGCGCCGCGCCTGGTCCTCGGCGACCCCGACGGCTGGTCCGGCCAGCACCGCGCGCCCGGCGGCGCGGCGGCGCTGGAGGAGGCGCTCGCCGAGATCGACAAGCTGGCCGCGGACGAGCAGGTCCTCGGTATCGGCGAGACCGGCCTGGACTACTTCCGCACCGGCCCGGAGGGCGCGCAGGCGCAGCAGGACTCCTTCCGCGCCCACATCGCCATCGCCAAGCGGCATGGCAAAGCCCTGGTGATCCACGACCGCGACGCACACGAGGACGTCCTGCGCATCCTGGTCGAAGAGGGTTCCCCCGAAACAGTGGTCTTCCACTGCTATTCGGGTGACGCCGCGATGGCGAAGGTGTGCGCCGAGCGCGGCTACTACATGTCCTTCGCCGGGAACCTCACCTACAAGGCCAATCAGGCATTGCAGGAGGCATTCCAGGTGGCGCCGATCGACCGGGTCCTGGTCGAGACCGACGCGCCGTTCCTGACGCCGCTCCCTTATAGAGGACGGCCGAACGCGCCCTACCTGGTTCCTTATACGGTGCGCGCCATGGCGGCGCTGCGAGGCATGGACAGTGTCACCGGTTTGGCCGAACTCTGTCAGGCCCTCGACAGCAACCTGCGGGATGCCTTCCAGGTGCGGGCATAA